A DNA window from Hordeum vulgare subsp. vulgare chromosome 1H, MorexV3_pseudomolecules_assembly, whole genome shotgun sequence contains the following coding sequences:
- the LOC123443460 gene encoding 22.3 kDa class VI heat shock protein: protein MPRRAIEVRADGAAPKWCMSLLENTFTAFLKSPGADADAKAVFAEGSLFSPYLFGKFFDPADAFPMWEFESDVLLAALRRGARTSVHWSENDCEYCLRADIPGGRKCDVEVSGDGARVVDVSGLWRVPPADGRDWRAGRWWEHGFVRRVELPEDADGGRVEAYFDDGAGSLEIKVPKRNSDAHQQA from the exons ATGCCGAGGCGGGCGATCGAGGTCCGGGCCGACGGCGCCGCGCCCAAGTGGTGCATGTCGCTGCTGGAGAACACGTTCACGGCGTTCCTCAAGTCCCCCGGCGCCGACGCCGACGCCAAGGCCGTgttcgcggaggggtccctcttcAGCCCCTACCTCTTCGGCAAGTTCTTCGACCCGGCCGACGCGTTCCCCATGTGGGAGTTCGAGTCGGATGTGCTGCTCGCCGCGCTCCGCCGCGGCGCCAGGACCTCCGTCCACTGGTCCGAGAACGACTGCGAGTACTGCCTCAGGGCCGACATACCTG GTGGAAGGAAGTGCGACGTGGAGGTGAGCGGCGACGGCGCGCGGGTGGTGGACGTGAGCGGGCTGTGGCGGGTGCCGCCGGCGGACGGCCGAGACTGGCGCGCCGGACGGTGGTGGGAGCACGGCTTCGTGCGGCGCGTGGAGCTGCCGGAGGACGCGGACGGGGGCAGGGTGGAGGCCTACTTCGACGACGGCGCGGGGTCGCTGGAGATCAAGGTCCCCAAGAGGAACAGCGACGCCCACCAACAAGCCTGA